A region of Rhodanobacteraceae bacterium DNA encodes the following proteins:
- a CDS encoding Nitrilotriacetate monooxygenase component B, whose protein sequence is MTVASKSSSKIDPQLFRRVMGRFATGVTVVSFIREGKPAGMTVNAFLSVSMDPPLVLVSVRKASSFVEHVRVGSRCGINILSEQQRKLGPHFANQPEPDADARFLDHAGTPLLEGSLAHIVARVVDVHPAGDHLLYIAEIEHLAHGPEAQPLIFYSGRYKQIHAHDPMVQWNAVDGW, encoded by the coding sequence GTGACGGTTGCCAGCAAGTCGTCGAGCAAGATCGACCCGCAGTTGTTCCGGCGGGTGATGGGCCGCTTCGCGACCGGGGTGACCGTGGTCAGCTTCATCCGCGAAGGCAAGCCCGCCGGCATGACTGTGAATGCCTTCCTGTCGGTGTCGATGGACCCGCCGCTGGTGCTGGTGTCGGTGCGCAAGGCGTCGAGTTTCGTCGAGCACGTGCGCGTCGGCAGCCGCTGCGGCATCAACATCCTTTCCGAGCAGCAGCGCAAGCTGGGGCCGCATTTCGCCAACCAGCCCGAACCCGATGCCGACGCGCGCTTCCTCGACCACGCCGGCACGCCGCTGCTGGAGGGCAGCCTCGCGCACATCGTGGCGCGCGTGGTGGACGTCCATCCGGCCGGCGATCACCTGCTGTACATCGCCGAGATCGAACACCTCGCGCACGGCCCCGAGGCGCAACCGCTGATCTTCTATTCGGGCCGCTACAAGCAAATCCACGCGCACGACCCGATGGTGCAGTGGAACGCGGTGGACGGCTGGTGA